CCATTTCAATCCAagtttactttgtgtctgtgtttgctgcatcacTATGCATCACTTCATAGTGAAGGTATTCTGGTTGAATTCTTTCCCACTGCGCTTCATACTTTTTTACATGCTGCTGATTATTTATTCCCTGCCTATTTCTGTAAATGACTTTACACATATTACAAAAAGTGTGAAGATGTAGGAGAGACAACTCGAACCGTAAATATAAAATGGTGACTGAATAATTCAACAATGTTCCTGTAGAAACCCAAACATTAAGTTTCTTATAGCAGCCAAACTCATCACACCTTGCCAATACTTATACAGAGTTTGCCATTGTTAGCACTACATACACGTCATGTTCTATTATTTGTAACAAGCCTACAATATAACACACACCGGGCTTTATTACAGcttttataaaaaatgcatCAATTAAAATACAACTGCATGAAAGCAAAGTGTAGTGTCGTGCTGTGCTGTTGTGACGTAAAGTGTCATTCTGTGTGTCACACATTAAATTAACCTGACAAGAATTTcccaatatattatattaattaactGTAACATTTctcatgtatttacattttcatgtaCCTACATGTTTTATAACTACTTTGATATTGACGTTTTATTTTGTGGTCTTAACACCTAACATTTTCTCAATTCCCTGTACTCCCTCTTTGCTTCTACTAATACAGAAAGcttctgaaaaacaaaaagaagaggagaggaaaaggatGGCAGAGATACAAGCTGAGTTAGATAAACAGAAGCAGCTGGCAGAGGCTCATGCTAAATCTGTGGCCAAAGCAGAACAAGAAGCCCAGGAGCTGAAGTTGAAGATGAAAGAAGAAGCCAGCAAGAGGCAAGATGTCGCGGTGGATgctgagaaacagaaacaaaacatccaGCATGAGCTGCATCATCTGAAGAGTCTGTCTGAGCAGGAGATCAAGTCCAAGAGTCAGCAGCTGGAAGAGGCGCTGGTCAGTCATACCAAAATTGAGGAGGAGATCCACATAATTCGAATCCAGTTAGAGATGACAATAAAGCAGAAGAGCTCAGCTGAGGCTGAGTTACAGCAGCTCAGAGATAAGGCTACTGAGGCGGAGAAGCTCAGGAAAGCTGCTCAGGAGGACGCAGAAAGGCTTCGCAAGCAGGTGACAGAAGAGactcagaaaaagaaaattgcagaAGATGAGCTGAAACGTAAATCTGAAGCAGAAAAAGAGGCTGCCAAGCAGAAGCAGAAAGCATTGGATGACCTGCAGAAATTCAAAATGCAAGCGGAGGAGGCCGAGAGGCGCATGAAACAGGCTGAGGAGGAGAAACTGAGGCAGGTCAAGGTAGTGGAGGAGGTGGCACAAAAGAGCGCTGCCAAACAGCTGCAAACCCACTCCATGTCATTCAACGAAAAGGCAACCAAGCTGGAGGAATCCCTTAAGAAAGAGCAGGGCACTGTCcttcagctgcaggaggaagcaGACAAACTCAGAAAGCAACAAGAGGAAGCTAACAAAGCTAGGGAGCAGGCCGAGAAAGAGCTTGAAACATGGAGACAAAAAGCCAACGAGGCTCTCCGCTTGAGGCTGCGAGCTGAAGAGGAAGCTCAAAAGAAGAGCCAGACtcaagaggaagcagagaggcagaaagtcGAGGCAGAGCGGGATGCCAAGAAAAGAGCTAAAGCTGAAGATGCCGCTCTTAAACAGAAGGAGAATGCAGAGAAAGAGttggaaaaacagagaaaatttGCAGAACAAGTAGCCCAGCAAAAGCTGTCTGCAGAACAGGAATGCATACGGCTAAAGGCGGACTTTGACCACGCTGAACAACAGAGGGGCCTGTTGGACAATGAGCTCCAGCGTTTAAAAAATGAGGTGAATGGTGCCGAAAAGCAGAGGAAACAACTGGAAGACGAGCTGGCTAAAGTCAGAAGTGAAATGGACTCTCTTCTGCAGATGAAGCTTCAAGCTGAGAAGAAGACGCTGTCAAACACAGAAAAGAGCAAACAGCTTCTCGAGTCTGAAGTATTGAAAATGAAACAACTTGCTGATGAAGCAACTAGACTGAGATCAGTTGTTGAAGAGGCAAAGAAGCAGAGGCAGACTGCGGAAGAAGAGGCAGCTCGCCAGAGAGCGGAGGCTGAGAAAATACTCAAAGAGAAACTGGCTGCCATCAACGAGGCAACTCGTCTGAAGACAGAAGCCGAGATCGCTCTGAAAGCTAAAGAAGCAGAAAACGAAAGACTGAAAAGAAAAGCCGAGGACGAAGCTTATCAGAGAAAGCTGCTGGAGGATCAAGCTTCTGTGCATAAACGTGACATACAAGAGAAAATCACACACCTGAAGAGCTCCTCCGATTCTGAGTTAGAGAGGCAAAAAACTATTGTGGAAGAAACTCTGAGGCAAAAGAAGGTGGTTGAGGAAGAAATTCACATCATTAAGATCAACTTTGAGAAAGCATCAAAAGGCAAGTCGGATTTGGAGGTGGAACTAAAGAAGTTGAAGGTTATTGCAGAGGAGACGCAGAAGAGCAAACTCAAAGctgaggcagaggcagagaaaCTGAAAAAGCGTGCTgcggaggaagagaagaaaaggaaagaatctgaggagaaggtgaagaggattactgcagcagaagaagaggcagcTCGACAATGCAAAGCCGCTCAAGAGGAAGTTGAACGCCTCAAAAAGAAAGCTGCCgaagcaaataaacaaaaagacaaggctgagaaagaggcagagaagcAGGTTCTTGTGGCCAAAGAGGCAGCACAGAAATGCAGCTCCGCAGAGCAGAAAGCCCAGGATGTTCtcagcaaaaataaagaagacagCCTTGCACAGGATAAGCTGAAAGATGAGTATGAAAATGCTAAGAAACTTGCACAAGCAGCTGAGAAAGccaaagagaaagcagagaagGAGGCTGCCTTGCTCCGACAAAAAGCTGCTGAGgctgaaaaacagaaaaaatcGGCAGAGGATGAAGCTGCAAAACAGGGCAAAGCTCAAAAAGATGCAGAAAGACTGAAGaaagaagcagaggaggaagcaTCCAAGCGAGCTGCAGCTGAAGCGGAAGCTCTAAAGCAGAAAAAGCAGGCTGATGCAGAGATGGTAAAGcacaaaaaagaagcagaacaaGCACTTAAGCAGAAGTCTCAGGTTGAGAAGGAACTTACAATGGTCAAACTGCGGCTCGATGAGACTGATAAGCAGAAAGTTGTGTTGGATGAGGAGCTTCAGCGAGTTAAAGGTGAAGTGAACGATGCCGTCAAGCAAAAGGCACAGGTGGAGGATGAACTGGCCAAAGTTAAGATCCAAATGGATGAGCTACTCAAACTTAAACTTAAGATTGAGGAAAAAAATCGGAGCCTCAtgcagaaagacaaagataaaacacagaaattaCTTACGGAGGAAGCAGGGAAAATGAAGAGCCTGGCGGAGGAAGCCGCCAGACTTAGTGTGGAAGCTGAGGAAACAGCCAGGCAGAGACAGATCGCTGAGTCGGACTTGGCTGAGCAAAGGGCACTCGCAGAGAAAATGCTAAAGGAGAAAATGCAGGCCATCCAAGAGGCTACAAAACTGAAAGCTGAGGCAGTGGAGCTCCAGAAACAGAAGGACCAGGCACAGGAAAAGGCTAAAAAACTACAAGAGGACAAACAGCAGATCCAGCAGCGCCTTGATAAGGAGACCGAGGGCTTCCAAAAATCATTAGAGGCTGAGCGAAAGAGGCAGCTTGAGGTTTCAGCTGAGGCAGAGAAATTGAAATTGAGGGTGAAAGAACTCAGTGACGCTCAGTCAAAAGCTGAAAAGGACGCTAAGAAATTCAAGAAGCAAGCAGATGAAGCAAAAGTGCGTCTCgtagagacagaaaaacaaactacgGAAACTGTTGTGCAGAAGTTGGAGACACAGAGGCTGCAGAGCACCAGAGAGGCTGGTGACTTGAAGGAAGCCATCGCTGACCtcgagaaagagaaggagaagctgAAAAAAGAGGCGGAGGAGCTTCAGAAAAAATCCAAAGAGGTATTTTTACATGAATTAACAATGTTAGCCAATTTACACAACCCTTCCAATTAACAGTCTTATCAAACACACTAACTACAGTATTTGTGGAAgcaaatgtaacatttcatgTAAATTGCAGACTTAAAGTAACATCCAGCAATTTATATGAATGTCATTCAATACACAATACTACATATGGTTACTTGTAAAACACTGAAGGACTTTCTTGTTCCCTTTCTtgttagatgaaaagattgatatcgctctcatgtctgtacatcAAATATAAAGCTACTCTGACAAgacgttagcttagcataaagactggaaatggggAGACGGCTAGGCTGACTCTGACCAGGCCGggtctctatgctaagctaagctaactgacaGCTGACTAGCTTTATATAGCATAAAGACATGAGAATGGGATCAATCTTCTTAACTAACGCATAATTCCCAAATTGTTGATCTATTACATCAAATATTGCTTTGTTACATGCAATGATTTAGTGGTTTTTCATTGACATTTTActtatttgtttcttcttttttccaaATAGATGGCAAACGCCCAACAAGAACAAATTGAGCAACAGAAGGCTATTATTCAGCAGTCCTTCCTCACAGAGAAAGAGCTGTtgttgaaaagagaaaaggatgtTGAAGATGAGAAAAAGAAGCTTGAGAAACAGTTTGAGGATGAAGTGAACAAGGCCAAAGCTCTCAAAGATGAACAAGAACGTCAGTGGAAGCTGatggaagaggagaaaaagaaactaCAGGCCATTATGGATGAAGCTGTGAATAAACAAAAGGGGGCTGAAGCAGAGATGAAAAACaagcagaaagaaatggaagtGCTTGAAAAGAAAAGGCTTGAACAAGAAAAACTTCtgggagaagaaaacaaaaagctcaGAGAAAAACTTCAGAGTTTAGAGGTCGCCTCCAAAGAGGGTGCATCCAAACAAGGTGCCTCCAAAACGAAGGAAGTCCAAACTGATGAGGTTCCTGAGGAGCAGTTAGTTGCCATGAAAATTGTGGGAACAACAAAGAAAGTTTTCAATGGCTCTGTTGAAGTGGACGAAGCGAAGAAAGTTGTGGAATCACCGTTTGCGTTTGATGGAATTAGAGAGAAGGTTCCTGCTGAAAGGCTTCACGACATTGGTGTCCTGACCAAAAAGGAATTGGACAAGTTGAAAAAGGGCAAAGTCTCTGTGCAAGACCTCGGAAAGACTGATAAAGTGAAATCATGTATTCAGGGTCAGAGCTGTGTCGGAGGTGTCTTGACTCCATCCAAAGAGAAAATGAGTGTCTATCAAGCTATGACAGAAAACAAGATCACTCCCAACACTGCCACGATGCTCCTGGAAGCTCAAGCAGCTTCTGGTTACATCGTAGATCCAGTGAAAAATAAACTCCTCTCTGTAGATGAGGCGGTTAAAGATGAGTTAATTGGCCCTGAGCTCCATGACAGGATGCTCTCTGCAGAGCGAGCAGCCACTGGCTTCAAAGACCCCTATACTGGAGACAAAATCTCTCTGTTTGAGGCCATGAAGAAGGGACTTATTGAAAAGGAACAGGCCACCAAATTCCTAGATGTACAGCTTGCAACTGGTGGCATTGTTGACCCAATCAATAGCCATAGAGTGCCACTTCAGACTGCGTACAAGCAGGGTCAGTTTGATGCGGAGATGAACAAGAAACTCACTGATCTCAGTGATGATTGCAAATTATTCCTTGAGCCCAGCACTCAGGAGCGACTCACTTACAAACAGTTGCTGGAGAAATGCACCAAGGATGCAGAGACAGGACTGATGATATTACCAGTAACAGAGAAGGCAGCTCAGAGTGAGAGAACATACACAGATCTGGAGACTAAAGAAGTGTTCAGTACATCAAACATCATTGTGCCTTTCGGAAGGTTCAAAGGCAAAACTGTCACCATTTGGGAAGTCATAAACTCAGAATATTTCACAGAAGAGCAAAGAAGAGATTTGATTCGCCAGTACAAGACAGGCAAAATCACAGtagagaaaatatttaaaatagttaTCACTGTTGTGGAAGACAAGGAGAAGGctgataaaaatgtgtttaatggtTTGAGGGCTCCAGTCTCTGCCAGTGAACTGTTAGAGTCTAAGATTATAAACAAAGATTTGTTCAACAAGTTGAGTAACGGCAAGATAACAGTAAAAGAGATCTCTGAGATGGAGCCTGTAAAGAAGGCTCTGCAAGGAACACCCAGCATTGCTGGACTGTTGAATGAACCAACAAAGGAGAAAATGCCTTTCTATCAAGCTATGAAGCAAGAATTACTGTCACCAGAAACTGTGGTGAACCTTCTTGAAGCTCAAGCAGCGACTGGGTTTGTAATCGATCCCGTCAAAAATGAGAGGGTCCCTGTTGATGAAGCTGTGAAGTCGGGTCTTGTGGGCCCAGAACTCCATGAACGACTTCTGTCAGCAGAGAGAGCCGTCAATGGCTACAAAGATCCATATACAGGAAAGAAAGTGTCTCTGTTTGAAGCCATGAACAAAGGCCTTATAAAGAAAGACCATGGCATTCGTCTGCTTgaggcacaactctcaacaggCGGAATTATTGACCCTGTAAACAGCTATCGCATCCCACATGACGTTGCCTGTAAGCGGGGATATTTTGACGAGGAAATCAGCAAGACCTTGAACAAAAACACTGATGACACAAAGGTGTTTTATGATCCTAACTCACAAGAGGATTCAACCTATGCTCAGCTCATGAATAAATGTGTAACAGACAAAGAAACTGGACTCCCATTGCTTTCTCTTTCAAAGAAGGCTGCAAAGCCAAAAGAAGACAAACAGATCACAGAGGCTAAGACAAAAGAGGCTTTGAACCTTTCAACAATGGAGCTGGAGTATGGTCCTTTCAAAGGAAGAAAAGTCACAATTTGGGAGATAATACACTCTGAGTACATCACTGAGGTGCAAAGATTAGAGCTGATTCGCCAGTACAGAATAGGGCAGgtgacaattgaaaagttgATAAAGATTGTGATAACAATGGTTGATGAAAAAGAGGACAAAACAAAGGAAGAGCCCTGTTTTGAAGGCCTTAGAGCACCAGTCTCTGCCAGCTCTTTGCTTGATTCCAACATCATCGATAAGGCTACATTTGACCAAATCCAACAGGGTAAAAAGACACCCAAAGAAGTTAGCGAAACTGATAAGGTACGGAAGTACTTGCAGGGCACAGACCGCATTGATGGTATCACTATGGAAGATTCAAATGAGAAGTTAAGCATATATCAAGCAATCAAGAAGAATGTTTTGCAGCAAGAAACCGGTCTTGCACTACTGGAGGCCCAAGCTGGAACTGGTTTCATAACTGATCCAGTCAAAAATCTGAAATACTCTGTGGATGATGCTGTGAAGGATGGAGTTGTTGGCCCAGAGCTGCATGAGAAACTTCTCTCAGCTGAAAAAGCAGTGACTGGATACAAAGATCCGTATACAGGCAATAAGATTTCTCTATTCCAAGCCATGAAGAAAGAGCTTGTCCTGAGGGAGCATGCTATTCCTCTCCTGGAGGCTCAGTTTAATACAGGAGGGATCATTGATCCAGTCAGCAGCCATCGTGTTCCCAATGATGTGGCCATTCAGCGTGGCTATTGCAGTAAACAAATGTCCAAGTCATTCAATGAGCCCTCGGGCGACGTTAAAGGCTTCACCAATCCCAACACAAATGAACGTGCTACTTACAAGCAATTGGTGGAAAAATGTGTAAGAGATGGCAACTCTGGTCTGTGCTACCTGCCTCTGTCAAGGGTCGAAGCTCCTGCTCCTGTTGAGAAATCTTATGAGTACACAGAGGAGCAAGCCCAAGCTGATCTAGCCAACACTCAAATTGAGATCCCTCATAAGAGTTTTGCAGGAAAGACTATGAGCATTTGGGAAGTCATGAACTCAAATATGCTtccagaggaggagagacggcGCCTCATGGAGCAATATCGCTTGGGGCAAATCACAAAGGACAGAATGctaatcatcatcattgaaaTCATTGAACAAAGGGAGACTCTGAAGTCCGAGCAGGGCATGTCATGTGATGTAATCAGAAGAAGAATTACCATTGAGGAGCTATACAGTGCTCGAATTATTGACTTGCACACATACAACCTCTTGAAACAAGAAAAGATGACTATTCGTGAGGTAATGGAAATGCCATCAGTCAAACAGTACCTCTTTGGTACTGGCTGCATTGCTGGAATCATGTCAGACAGTCCTCCAAAGATCAGCATTTACCAAGCTATGAAGAACGGAAAGATTAAGCCAGAAGTTGCTTTGAATCTCCTCGAGGCCCAAGCAGCAACAGGATTCATGATCGATCCAGTGAAAGATGAACTCCTTACAGTTGATGAAGCTGTACGCAAGGGGCTAGTAGGCCCCGAACTTCATGACAAACTTCTCTCTGCTGAAAGAGCAGTTACAGGTTACAAGGATCCGTACAGCGGGAAAGTGATTTCTCTCTTCCAGGCAATGAAAAAAGATCTTGTTCCTGAGGATTATGCCTTGAGGCTTTTGGAGGCCCAGAATGCCACAGGTGGATTAATTGATCCTGAATACTACTTCCGCCTCCCCACAGATGTTGCCATGCAGCGTGGATACATCAACAAGGAGACACTTGACAGAATATCTGAGCCTACTGAGGATGTGCGAGGTTACACTGATCCAACGACGGATGAAAAACAGTCCTACACCCAGCTACTGAAAAGATGCAGAGTTGATAAAGAAAGTGGTTTGAGGCTGCTTTCACTGGCAGATAGAAGGCTCCTCTTCAAGGGTCTCAGAAAGCAAATCACTGTGGACGAGCTGCTTCGTTCACAGATTATCAACCAAAAGACATACAATGACCTCACTGAGGGTATCATTACAGTGGAGGAAGTCAGCAGAGATGTTAAGAAATACCTGGAGGGTACCAGCTGTATTGCTGGTGTGTATGTAGAATCTAGCAAAGACTGTCTGTCTATTTACCAAGCAATGAAGAAGAACATGATCAGACCAGGGACTGCCTTTGAGCTCCTTGAGGCTCAAGCCGCCACAGGATATGTAATTGATCCTATTAAGAACCTGAAACTAAATGTTGCTGAAGCTGTTAAGATGGGAGTTGTTGGCCCAGAGTTTAAAGATAAACTCAACTCAGCTGAACGAGCAGTCACGGGCTACAAGGACCCTTATTCTGGCAAGATCATCTCACTATTCCAAGCTATGAAAAAGGGCCTTATTCTGAAAGACCATGGCATTCGTCTGCTAGAGGCTCAAATTGCTACTGGTGGAATCATTGATCCACAGGAGAGCCATCGCTTGCCAGTTGAATCAGCATATGAACGTGCCCTCTTTGAtgaggaaatgaatgaaatcctgACAGACCCATCTGATGACACAAAGGGCTTCTTTGACCCCAACACTGAGGAAAATCTCACCTACCTACAGCTGATGGAGAGATGTATGATAGACCCAGAAACAGGCCTCGCTCTTCTGTTGCTGAAAGACAAGAAGCGCGAGAAGAAGACATCATCCAAGTCCTCTGTTCGCAAACGTAGGGTTGTCATCGTCGATCCAGAGACGGGCAAAGAGATGTCTGTTTATGAGGCTTACCAGAAAGGGCTCATTGACCACCAGACCTATCAGGAGCTCGCAGAGCAGGAGTGTGAGTGGGAAGAAATTACAATCACCTCATCTGATGGAGTTGTAAAATCCATGATCATTGACAGAAGGTCTGGTCGGCAGTATGACATTGATGACGCAATCTCAAGGGGCCTAATTGACAAGTCAGCTCTGGATCAGTACCGTGCAGGAACTCTGTCCATCACAGAGTTTGCAGACATGCTCTCTGGAAACACAAGTGGTGTCAGATCACGTTCATCCTCCTTTGGATcaacttcttcttcctcttacCCCATGAGCCCAATACCTTCTATAAAAGCACCAGCATCCACATGGAACGACCCGACTGAGGAAACTGGTCCTGTGGCTGGAATCttagacacagaaacactggaGAAGGTGTCCATCACAGAGGCCATACACAGAAACCTTGTGGACAATATAACAGGCCAAAGGTTGCTGGAAGCTCAGGCTTGCACAGGAGGTATTATTGACCCAAATACTGGAGAGAAATTTGCTGTTGCAGATGCAATGAACAAAGGGCTTGTTGATAAAATCATGGTGGATCGCATCAGTCTAGCCCAGAAGTCGTACAATGGATTTGAGGATCCCAGAaccaaaatcaaaatgtcagcaGCCCAAGCTCTAAAGAAAGGCTGGCTGTACTATGAGGCAGGGCAGCGATTCCTTGAGGTCCAGTATCTCACTGGTGGATTAATTGAACCAGATGCTAC
This region of Cottoperca gobio chromosome 11, fCotGob3.1, whole genome shotgun sequence genomic DNA includes:
- the pleca gene encoding plectin a isoform X2, producing the protein MEEVKDKPKRRPLVRAASEESSSDLTSISYTPSPGDTLPWNLPKHHRIKRSKSASENVLDPAERAVIRIADERDRVQKKTFTKWVNKHLMKAQRHITDLYEDLRDGHNLISLLEVLSGETLPREKGRMRFHKLQNVQIALDFLKHRQVKLVNIRNDDIADGNPKLTLGLIWTIILHFQISDIQVNGQSDDMTAKEKLLLWSQRMVEGYQGLRCDNFTTGWRDGKLFNAILHKHRPTLIDMSKVYRQSNQENLEQAFSVAERDLGVTRLLDPEDVDVPHPDEKSIITYVSSLYDAMPRVPDVQDGVKANELELRWQEYYELVTMLLQWIRHHILVFEERKFPTSYEEIEVLWRQFLKFKETELPAKESDKNRSKHIFKSFEGAVQAGLVKVPPGYHPFDVEKEWGRLHIAILERERLLRTEFERLERLQRVVSKVQMESGVCEEQLNQVETLLQMDMRMLNSGKPAQHTAEMDADLEKAEGMIRFLFNDVQLLKDGRHLQAEQMYRRVYRLHERLVNLRSEYNLRLKSGVTTSQIPMTQIHTAQVTTLQQAPMRVRPELDEVTMRYIRDLLGWVEENQRRVDDGEWGSDLPTVESQLGSHRGLHQSVEEFRSKIERAKADESQISPASKAAYREYLGKLELQYGLLLNASKARLHYLDQLHAFVIAATKELMWLNEKEEEEVNYDWSERNTNMTAKKDNYSGLMRDLELREKKMNIVQATGDKLLRDGHPAKKTVEAFTAALQTQWSWILQLCCCIETHLKENTAYYQFFSDVKEAEDKVKKIQDTMKRKYSCDRSVTVTRLEDLLQDAADEKEQLTEFKTHLEGLKRRAKTVIQLKPRNPATAIKGKQPVQAVCDFKQMEITVHRGDECALLNNSQPYKWRVLNDQGSEASVPSICFLVPPTNKDAVNSVAGLDGNLQRLQVMWQTMFVDMKSMLSWQYLMRDIHIIKTWNVTMFKTLRVEEYRLALRNVELHYQDFLRDSQDSQMFGAEDRMQVESNYNTANQHYNTMVSSAEQGEQDESVCKTYLTKIKDLRLRLEGCENRTVTRLRQPVDKEPLKACALKTAEQMKVQSELEGLKKDLDSISEKTEEVLASPEQSSSAPMLRSELDVTVRKMDHVYGLSSIYLDKLKTIDVVIRNTKDAEDTLKTYETRLRDVNKVPAEEKEVEEQRSQLKSMRAEAESDQVVFDRLQDELKRAKAINDKMTRIHSERDAELEHYRLMVSSLLERWQAVFAQIELRERELDLLSRHMNSYNRSYEWLILWLGEAKQRQENIQAVPIGDSKALKAQLVEEKKLLEEIEKNKDKIENCQKDAKAYIDSVKDYELHILTYKALQDPKASPLKKPKIECASDNIIQEYVTLRTRYSELMTLNSQYIKFITETQRRLEEDEKASEKQKEEERKRMAEIQAELDKQKQLAEAHAKSVAKAEQEAQELKLKMKEEASKRQDVAVDAEKQKQNIQHELHHLKSLSEQEIKSKSQQLEEALVSHTKIEEEIHIIRIQLEMTIKQKSSAEAELQQLRDKATEAEKLRKAAQEDAERLRKQVTEETQKKKIAEDELKRKSEAEKEAAKQKQKALDDLQKFKMQAEEAERRMKQAEEEKLRQVKVVEEVAQKSAAKQLQTHSMSFNEKATKLEESLKKEQGTVLQLQEEADKLRKQQEEANKAREQAEKELETWRQKANEALRLRLRAEEEAQKKSQTQEEAERQKVEAERDAKKRAKAEDAALKQKENAEKELEKQRKFAEQVAQQKLSAEQECIRLKADFDHAEQQRGLLDNELQRLKNEVNGAEKQRKQLEDELAKVRSEMDSLLQMKLQAEKKTLSNTEKSKQLLESEVLKMKQLADEATRLRSVVEEAKKQRQTAEEEAARQRAEAEKILKEKLAAINEATRLKTEAEIALKAKEAENERLKRKAEDEAYQRKLLEDQASVHKRDIQEKITHLKSSSDSELERQKTIVEETLRQKKVVEEEIHIIKINFEKASKGKSDLEVELKKLKVIAEETQKSKLKAEAEAEKLKKRAAEEEKKRKESEEKVKRITAAEEEAARQCKAAQEEVERLKKKAAEANKQKDKAEKEAEKQVLVAKEAAQKCSSAEQKAQDVLSKNKEDSLAQDKLKDEYENAKKLAQAAEKAKEKAEKEAALLRQKAAEAEKQKKSAEDEAAKQGKAQKDAERLKKEAEEEASKRAAAEAEALKQKKQADAEMVKHKKEAEQALKQKSQVEKELTMVKLRLDETDKQKVVLDEELQRVKGEVNDAVKQKAQVEDELAKVKIQMDELLKLKLKIEEKNRSLMQKDKDKTQKLLTEEAGKMKSLAEEAARLSVEAEETARQRQIAESDLAEQRALAEKMLKEKMQAIQEATKLKAEAVELQKQKDQAQEKAKKLQEDKQQIQQRLDKETEGFQKSLEAERKRQLEVSAEAEKLKLRVKELSDAQSKAEKDAKKFKKQADEAKVRLVETEKQTTETVVQKLETQRLQSTREAGDLKEAIADLEKEKEKLKKEAEELQKKSKEMANAQQEQIEQQKAIIQQSFLTEKELLLKREKDVEDEKKKLEKQFEDEVNKAKALKDEQERQWKLMEEEKKKLQAIMDEAVNKQKGAEAEMKNKQKEMEVLEKKRLEQEKLLGEENKKLREKLQSLEVASKEGASKQGASKTKEVQTDEVPEEQLVAMKIVGTTKKVFNGSVEVDEAKKVVESPFAFDGIREKVPAERLHDIGVLTKKELDKLKKGKVSVQDLGKTDKVKSCIQGQSCVGGVLTPSKEKMSVYQAMTENKITPNTATMLLEAQAASGYIVDPVKNKLLSVDEAVKDELIGPELHDRMLSAERAATGFKDPYTGDKISLFEAMKKGLIEKEQATKFLDVQLATGGIVDPINSHRVPLQTAYKQGQFDAEMNKKLTDLSDDCKLFLEPSTQERLTYKQLLEKCTKDAETGLMILPVTEKAAQSERTYTDLETKEVFSTSNIIVPFGRFKGKTVTIWEVINSEYFTEEQRRDLIRQYKTGKITVEKIFKIVITVVEDKEKADKNVFNGLRAPVSASELLESKIINKDLFNKLSNGKITVKEISEMEPVKKALQGTPSIAGLLNEPTKEKMPFYQAMKQELLSPETVVNLLEAQAATGFVIDPVKNERVPVDEAVKSGLVGPELHERLLSAERAVNGYKDPYTGKKVSLFEAMNKGLIKKDHGIRLLEAQLSTGGIIDPVNSYRIPHDVACKRGYFDEEISKTLNKNTDDTKVFYDPNSQEDSTYAQLMNKCVTDKETGLPLLSLSKKAAKPKEDKQITEAKTKEALNLSTMELEYGPFKGRKVTIWEIIHSEYITEVQRLELIRQYRIGQVTIEKLIKIVITMVDEKEDKTKEEPCFEGLRAPVSASSLLDSNIIDKATFDQIQQGKKTPKEVSETDKVRKYLQGTDRIDGITMEDSNEKLSIYQAIKKNVLQQETGLALLEAQAGTGFITDPVKNLKYSVDDAVKDGVVGPELHEKLLSAEKAVTGYKDPYTGNKISLFQAMKKELVLREHAIPLLEAQFNTGGIIDPVSSHRVPNDVAIQRGYCSKQMSKSFNEPSGDVKGFTNPNTNERATYKQLVEKCVRDGNSGLCYLPLSRVEAPAPVEKSYEYTEEQAQADLANTQIEIPHKSFAGKTMSIWEVMNSNMLPEEERRRLMEQYRLGQITKDRMLIIIIEIIEQRETLKSEQGMSCDVIRRRITIEELYSARIIDLHTYNLLKQEKMTIREVMEMPSVKQYLFGTGCIAGIMSDSPPKISIYQAMKNGKIKPEVALNLLEAQAATGFMIDPVKDELLTVDEAVRKGLVGPELHDKLLSAERAVTGYKDPYSGKVISLFQAMKKDLVPEDYALRLLEAQNATGGLIDPEYYFRLPTDVAMQRGYINKETLDRISEPTEDVRGYTDPTTDEKQSYTQLLKRCRVDKESGLRLLSLADRRLLFKGLRKQITVDELLRSQIINQKTYNDLTEGIITVEEVSRDVKKYLEGTSCIAGVYVESSKDCLSIYQAMKKNMIRPGTAFELLEAQAATGYVIDPIKNLKLNVAEAVKMGVVGPEFKDKLNSAERAVTGYKDPYSGKIISLFQAMKKGLILKDHGIRLLEAQIATGGIIDPQESHRLPVESAYERALFDEEMNEILTDPSDDTKGFFDPNTEENLTYLQLMERCMIDPETGLALLLLKDKKREKKTSSKSSVRKRRVVIVDPETGKEMSVYEAYQKGLIDHQTYQELAEQECEWEEITITSSDGVVKSMIIDRRSGRQYDIDDAISRGLIDKSALDQYRAGTLSITEFADMLSGNTSGVRSRSSSFGSTSSSSYPMSPIPSIKAPASTWNDPTEETGPVAGILDTETLEKVSITEAIHRNLVDNITGQRLLEAQACTGGIIDPNTGEKFAVADAMNKGLVDKIMVDRISLAQKSYNGFEDPRTKIKMSAAQALKKGWLYYEAGQRFLEVQYLTGGLIEPDATNRVSIDEAVKKGTLDARTAQKLRDVSAYSKYLTCPKTKLKISYKDAMERSMTEEGTGLRLLEASSQSSKGLYSPYSVSGSGSASGSLSGSRTGSRSGSRRGSFDATGSSFSTSFSSPSYSSPSYGRRY